One genomic region from Flagellimonas oceani encodes:
- the serS gene encoding serine--tRNA ligase, whose translation MLQIQNIRENKESIITALKKRNIDAAPMLSKVLELDEKRRSIQTELDATLAESNKLSKEIGMLFKTGKAQEANALKEKTAGLKEASKTMGDDLNTTVEELQQQLYLIPNVPHESVPAGNSEEDNEEIFKEGDVPTLSDGALPHWELAKKYDIIDFELGVKITGAGFPVYKGKGARLQRALISYFLDKNAEAGYTEMQVPLMVNEDSGYGTGQLPDKEGQMYHLQADDLYLIPTAEVPVTNLHRGDLLAESDFPIKYTGYTPCFRREAGSYGAHVRGLNRLHQFDKVEIVRLEHPDNSYQALDEMVEHVKNILRELKLPYRILRLCGGDLGFTSALTFDFEVFSTAQDRWLEISSVSNFETFQANRLKLRYKDENGKSQLAHTLNGSSLALPRVLAGILENYQTDEGIKIPEVLVPYCGFDTID comes from the coding sequence ATGCTTCAAATACAGAACATCAGGGAAAACAAGGAAAGTATCATAACCGCTTTAAAAAAGCGCAACATCGATGCCGCACCTATGCTATCAAAGGTTTTGGAACTCGATGAAAAAAGACGTTCCATCCAAACCGAACTGGATGCTACACTGGCCGAATCCAACAAACTTTCCAAGGAAATCGGCATGCTTTTCAAAACAGGAAAGGCACAGGAAGCCAATGCCCTAAAAGAAAAGACCGCTGGACTCAAAGAAGCATCCAAAACGATGGGGGACGACCTCAATACCACCGTCGAGGAACTTCAGCAGCAATTGTATTTGATACCCAACGTTCCCCACGAATCCGTTCCTGCGGGCAACTCGGAAGAGGACAACGAAGAAATTTTCAAGGAAGGTGATGTCCCTACCTTGTCAGATGGTGCACTTCCCCACTGGGAATTGGCGAAAAAATACGATATCATCGATTTTGAGCTCGGTGTTAAAATAACCGGTGCGGGTTTTCCTGTTTACAAAGGCAAAGGAGCCCGTTTACAGCGTGCCCTAATTTCATATTTCTTGGACAAAAATGCCGAAGCGGGCTATACCGAAATGCAGGTACCGCTAATGGTGAACGAAGACTCTGGTTATGGCACAGGTCAATTACCGGACAAAGAAGGGCAAATGTACCACTTACAGGCCGATGATCTGTACCTGATTCCAACCGCCGAAGTGCCTGTGACCAATTTACACCGCGGTGATCTCTTGGCCGAAAGTGATTTTCCCATCAAATATACCGGATACACCCCTTGTTTTCGACGCGAAGCAGGAAGCTACGGAGCTCACGTTCGCGGTCTCAACCGTTTGCACCAGTTTGACAAAGTGGAAATCGTGCGATTGGAGCACCCCGACAATTCATACCAGGCCTTGGATGAAATGGTGGAGCACGTAAAAAATATTCTTCGTGAATTGAAACTGCCCTATCGAATCCTTCGTCTTTGCGGAGGGGATTTGGGCTTCACTTCTGCATTGACTTTTGATTTTGAAGTGTTCTCGACCGCCCAAGACCGTTGGTTGGAGATCAGTTCCGTATCCAATTTTGAAACCTTTCAGGCCAACCGCCTAAAATTGCGTTACAAAGATGAAAATGGAAAAAGCCAGTTGGCGCATACCTTGAACGGAAGTTCGTTGGCATTGCCCAGGGTTTTGGCCGGAATCTTGGAGAACTATCAAACCGATGAGGGCATAAAAATACCGGAAGTATTGGTTCCTTACTGCGGTTTTGACACCATCGATTAA
- a CDS encoding HTTM domain-containing protein, whose translation MLNQFLFKKIDNAQLVVFRVFYGLLVSAECYGAIATGWVRRTLVEPQFTFSFIGFEWLQPLPGIGMYIYFAIMGTLGLMIAFGFKYRLSALAFAVLWSGVYLMQKTSYNNHYYLLMLLAYIMAFLPAHRDASLDAKLNPGLRSQSMYNWVRWIIILQLFIVYTYASIAKLYADWLDFSMIEVLMSSKKDYYLIGDFLQQKWVHKIIGVFGIGFDLLIVPALLWRPTRKIAFVLSIFFHLFNSIVFQIGIFPYLSLAFIVFFFEPQTIRNIFLRTKKVIPETKVIIPKTKTITLTVLGLYFLVQLILPLRHHFFKDDVLWTEEGHRLSWRMMLRSRAGSISYKVVNTQTKDTTNVDLNDYLTTKQQRRVACYPDFVWQFAQHLKKEYAEQGEEIQVFVDNKVRINQKPYQQYIDPKVDLASVPWKHFAHNDWILPAPKE comes from the coding sequence ATGCTGAACCAATTTCTATTCAAGAAAATAGACAACGCCCAACTAGTGGTTTTCAGGGTGTTTTATGGTTTATTGGTAAGCGCGGAATGTTATGGCGCCATAGCTACCGGATGGGTGCGCCGAACGCTGGTGGAACCCCAATTTACTTTTTCCTTTATAGGGTTTGAATGGTTGCAGCCCTTGCCCGGTATCGGCATGTACATTTACTTCGCCATCATGGGCACGTTGGGCCTTATGATCGCTTTCGGTTTCAAATACCGGTTGAGTGCCCTGGCCTTTGCCGTATTATGGTCGGGCGTCTATTTAATGCAGAAAACATCGTACAACAACCACTATTATTTGCTGATGCTGCTCGCCTACATCATGGCATTTTTACCGGCCCACCGGGATGCATCCTTAGATGCAAAACTGAATCCCGGACTGCGGTCACAGAGCATGTACAATTGGGTCCGATGGATTATCATCCTACAACTCTTTATTGTGTACACCTACGCTTCCATTGCAAAACTATATGCCGATTGGTTGGATTTTAGCATGATCGAAGTATTGATGAGCTCCAAAAAGGACTACTACCTCATTGGTGATTTTCTCCAGCAAAAATGGGTACATAAAATAATAGGCGTCTTCGGTATTGGTTTTGATTTGCTGATTGTTCCCGCATTACTTTGGAGACCCACCCGGAAAATTGCCTTTGTGCTGTCCATTTTCTTTCACCTGTTCAACAGCATCGTGTTTCAAATAGGAATTTTTCCGTATTTATCATTAGCGTTTATTGTGTTCTTTTTTGAGCCACAAACCATTCGAAATATCTTTTTGAGAACCAAAAAAGTTATTCCGGAGACCAAGGTCATCATACCAAAAACCAAAACAATCACTTTAACGGTGTTGGGTCTTTATTTTCTGGTTCAACTTATATTGCCACTTAGACACCATTTCTTCAAGGATGATGTACTTTGGACCGAAGAAGGCCATCGGCTGAGTTGGCGGATGATGCTTCGTAGCCGTGCAGGAAGCATCTCGTACAAAGTGGTAAACACTCAAACCAAGGACACCACCAATGTCGACCTGAACGATTATCTGACCACAAAACAGCAACGGAGAGTGGCCTGCTATCCCGATTTTGTTTGGCAGTTTGCCCAACACCTCAAAAAAGAATATGCAGAACAAGGGGAAGAAATCCAGGTTTTTGTGGACAACAAGGTCAGAATAAACCAAAAACCCTATCAACAATATATCGACCCAAAAGTAGATTTGGCAAGCGTTCCATGGAAACATTTTGCCCACAACGATTGGATTCTGCCCGCTCCCAAGGAATAA
- a CDS encoding bifunctional riboflavin kinase/FAD synthetase: METIQNISHFKDIPHQTVVTIGTFDGVHLGHRKILERLINNAKNTGLKSTVLTFFPHPRMVLQKDVDIKLLNTLDEKKQILETLGLDYLIIHPFTKQFSRLSAVDFVRDILVNNIKSKKIIIGYDHRFGRNRNANIQDLITFGNTFDFEVEEIPAQEIEDVSVSSTKIRKALLEGDVETANNYLSYAYMLTGTVKKGKGLGRDFGFPTANLHIAEAYKLIPKNGAYVVRSNLNGKVHFGMMNIGFNPTVDGSQKSIEVNFFDFEGDLYDKKIQVELLHRIRDEHKFNSIEELKDQLKKDKNHSLGLISK, from the coding sequence TTGGAAACAATCCAGAACATTTCTCATTTTAAGGACATTCCGCATCAAACTGTGGTTACCATTGGCACGTTTGATGGCGTGCATCTCGGACACCGCAAGATACTGGAACGCCTCATAAATAATGCCAAAAATACCGGACTTAAGTCAACGGTACTCACTTTTTTCCCGCACCCTCGCATGGTACTGCAAAAAGATGTGGACATTAAATTGCTGAACACCCTTGATGAGAAAAAACAGATCCTGGAAACTTTGGGGCTGGATTATTTGATCATACACCCCTTTACCAAACAATTTTCACGGCTTTCCGCGGTCGATTTTGTTCGCGATATTCTTGTGAACAACATCAAAAGCAAAAAAATAATCATCGGGTACGACCACCGGTTTGGACGTAACCGTAACGCCAATATACAGGACCTGATCACCTTTGGGAATACCTTCGACTTCGAAGTGGAGGAAATTCCCGCACAAGAAATCGAAGATGTTTCCGTAAGCTCCACAAAAATCAGAAAGGCGCTTCTGGAAGGTGATGTGGAAACCGCCAACAACTACCTAAGCTACGCCTACATGCTTACAGGAACAGTTAAAAAAGGCAAAGGTCTGGGCAGGGATTTTGGCTTCCCAACGGCCAATCTTCACATTGCGGAAGCATACAAGCTCATTCCAAAAAATGGCGCCTACGTGGTGCGAAGCAATCTTAACGGAAAAGTACATTTTGGAATGATGAACATCGGTTTCAACCCTACTGTGGACGGTTCCCAGAAAAGCATCGAAGTCAATTTCTTTGATTTTGAAGGAGACCTGTACGATAAAAAAATCCAAGTGGAGCTCCTCCACCGCATACGCGACGAGCATAAGTTCAACTCCATAGAAGAACTTAAGGATCAATTAAAAAAGGACAAAAATCATTCCTTGGGCCTAATCTCCAAATAA
- a CDS encoding reprolysin-like metallopeptidase gives MDRKAFSEQINSFSTAKSLGKVVYLPNSEGTIVAFNLKETSVLHPDLAKKYPNIKSYTGVSSDGKYKVKLSSSHKGLQTMIVDLRHNKTAFMEPVSNAPDTYVLYSKEDGLSSDKRFICETGKGIFGLAGKTSGNTAKTIVPLVDGQVLRKYRIAVSASGEYTQDMGGTVADALAGINATLTRVNEVFETDLGVTLELIPNNDEIIFTNPNTDPYGNSLNSEVQSAITTRIGEENYDVGHLFHKVNEGLDNGNAGFIASVCVDNRKGSAFSSANNPQGDVFDLDYVAHELGHQFGANHTWSFESEGTGVQAEPASGSTIMGYAGIVEGNNVAPSGDDYFHFNSILQISSYLETTSCGQTEALLNSPPVLTPVDDFIIPMGTAFVLEGSATDPDVGDVLTYTWEQIDDGLVTTASFGPTNPNGANFRSVPPTTDSKRYFPRLTEVANGNLIQTDPTTGSAWETVSQIERNLGFAFTVRDNAAGGGQVVSDVLNVRVVKAAGPFSVTSQTEGQVYQAGSVQEITWDVANTDIAPVNAQHVDIVLSLDGGLTFPVTLLENTLNDGSAEILLPGNVTNEGRIMVKASDNIFFAVNSVDFVIEQSEVVLNFESLEYEVCQPDDIIIPFVYETYGGFNENSTFSADVPAGLTANFSPLDASADETAVELTLSNTNGVAPGVYDIMVTSTSASVTKNLVLSLKVQDGTFSDVTLLSPSNGEIGISLDTEFSWQGNPLYSIYDVEVATDAGFTEIVESASIPSTTFKTNGLEAETEYFWRVRPNNGCGSGTFGAPFSFTTAQVNCKNRESKDLPISISSSGTPTITTSVLFVEDLPISDVNVNLELDHTYLEDLIVTLISPMGTRVVLVSNTCGELKNINAVFDDEGDPITCTGNPAIAETVSPIGFLSSLKGESIQGEWVLEIQDTAASDGGSLIDFSLDICIEGSYRPDEDDDGVFDDGDDLCLGTPKGVEVDTNGCAVYRFASDNFEIEIDSETCRSQDDGSITILPVDASINYTAILDGPDGVESFDFTESQVFSGLSAGNYSICITGTNGLVTYEEICFSAVITQPDVLDIDALIDSGILSVELRGASLYNVELNGLVTQTDASKIELGLKEGVNTLRVYSNLPCQGVMEQTLFYSSRPIISPNPVDAVTSVYMAGYEGDVAIRIFTSNGRLVRTENRKVVGDDLQLDLSGLTKGMYYLGVEKGGTKEMFKLIKR, from the coding sequence TTGGATAGGAAGGCATTTTCTGAACAGATAAACTCTTTTTCCACCGCAAAATCGTTGGGCAAAGTGGTATACCTGCCCAATAGTGAAGGGACCATCGTTGCTTTCAATTTGAAGGAAACTTCGGTATTGCATCCCGACTTGGCCAAAAAATATCCAAATATAAAATCCTACACAGGCGTAAGTTCCGATGGAAAATATAAAGTGAAGCTCAGTAGTTCTCACAAAGGCCTGCAAACCATGATCGTGGATCTACGGCATAACAAAACGGCCTTTATGGAACCTGTTTCCAATGCTCCGGACACATATGTGCTGTACAGCAAGGAAGATGGCCTTTCTTCCGATAAAAGATTTATCTGCGAAACTGGTAAGGGTATATTTGGTCTTGCAGGCAAAACTTCAGGGAACACGGCAAAAACCATAGTTCCACTAGTCGATGGCCAAGTTTTGCGAAAGTATAGGATTGCAGTCTCGGCGTCGGGAGAATACACCCAAGATATGGGCGGTACCGTTGCGGATGCCCTGGCGGGAATAAATGCAACGCTAACACGCGTCAACGAAGTTTTTGAAACGGATTTGGGCGTCACTTTGGAGCTTATCCCCAACAACGATGAAATTATTTTTACCAATCCCAATACCGATCCTTACGGAAATAGTCTGAACTCGGAAGTACAGTCCGCCATTACCACGAGAATCGGTGAGGAAAACTACGATGTGGGCCATCTTTTTCACAAGGTAAACGAAGGGTTGGACAATGGAAATGCAGGATTCATCGCCTCGGTTTGTGTGGACAATAGAAAGGGGAGCGCTTTTTCCTCGGCCAATAATCCCCAGGGCGATGTATTTGATCTGGATTATGTGGCACATGAGTTGGGTCATCAGTTTGGTGCCAACCATACATGGTCCTTTGAGTCTGAAGGGACCGGGGTGCAAGCTGAGCCGGCAAGTGGTTCCACCATAATGGGATATGCAGGCATTGTCGAAGGAAACAATGTGGCACCCAGTGGTGATGATTATTTTCATTTTAACAGCATTCTCCAGATTTCTTCGTACTTGGAAACGACCTCCTGTGGTCAAACCGAAGCTTTGTTGAATTCACCACCAGTATTGACACCGGTCGATGATTTTATAATCCCAATGGGAACAGCTTTTGTTTTGGAGGGCAGTGCTACCGATCCCGATGTCGGCGATGTACTTACCTATACTTGGGAGCAGATAGATGACGGTCTGGTGACAACGGCATCTTTTGGCCCTACTAATCCCAATGGGGCCAATTTTAGGTCGGTGCCCCCGACTACGGATTCAAAAAGATACTTCCCGAGATTGACCGAGGTGGCCAATGGGAATTTAATACAGACCGACCCAACTACGGGAAGTGCATGGGAAACCGTTTCCCAAATTGAAAGAAACCTTGGTTTTGCCTTTACCGTTAGGGACAATGCAGCAGGCGGAGGACAGGTGGTGTCCGATGTGCTCAATGTAAGGGTTGTAAAAGCGGCGGGCCCCTTTTCCGTGACATCCCAAACAGAGGGGCAAGTGTACCAAGCAGGCTCTGTCCAAGAAATCACATGGGATGTGGCCAATACGGACATAGCTCCCGTCAATGCCCAGCATGTCGATATAGTTCTCTCATTGGACGGGGGGCTTACTTTTCCGGTAACACTTTTGGAGAATACCCTAAACGATGGTTCGGCGGAAATACTTCTGCCGGGAAACGTAACCAATGAGGGCAGGATTATGGTCAAGGCAAGTGATAATATCTTTTTTGCGGTCAATAGCGTCGACTTTGTTATAGAACAATCAGAAGTCGTACTGAATTTTGAATCTTTGGAATATGAGGTGTGCCAACCCGATGATATTATAATACCATTTGTGTACGAGACCTATGGGGGATTCAATGAAAACTCCACATTTTCGGCGGATGTTCCAGCCGGGCTAACGGCCAACTTTTCACCATTGGATGCGAGTGCGGATGAAACCGCTGTAGAGCTGACGCTGTCCAACACCAATGGTGTGGCACCGGGCGTTTACGATATTATGGTTACATCCACCTCTGCCTCGGTCACCAAAAATTTGGTACTTTCCCTTAAGGTACAAGATGGTACATTTTCAGATGTTACATTACTTTCGCCATCAAACGGAGAAATCGGAATTTCTTTGGATACAGAATTTAGCTGGCAGGGAAACCCCCTGTACTCGATTTATGATGTTGAGGTGGCCACAGATGCTGGATTTACCGAAATTGTCGAATCCGCATCTATTCCCTCTACAACTTTTAAAACCAATGGTCTTGAGGCCGAGACCGAATATTTTTGGCGGGTAAGGCCCAATAATGGCTGCGGCTCGGGAACGTTCGGCGCTCCCTTCAGTTTTACCACTGCTCAGGTAAACTGCAAGAACAGGGAATCCAAAGATTTGCCCATTTCCATTTCGTCGTCGGGCACGCCAACAATTACCACGTCTGTTTTGTTCGTGGAAGATTTGCCCATATCCGATGTCAATGTCAATTTGGAACTGGACCACACCTATCTGGAAGATTTGATCGTTACACTTATCTCGCCCATGGGAACAAGAGTGGTGCTGGTATCGAACACCTGTGGGGAGTTAAAGAATATTAACGCGGTTTTTGACGATGAAGGAGACCCGATAACGTGTACGGGCAACCCTGCCATCGCCGAAACCGTATCGCCAATTGGCTTTTTATCCTCGTTAAAGGGTGAATCCATTCAAGGAGAATGGGTTTTGGAAATACAGGATACCGCGGCAAGTGATGGGGGAAGTTTGATAGACTTTTCGCTGGATATTTGTATTGAGGGAAGCTACAGGCCCGATGAGGACGACGACGGTGTTTTTGATGATGGCGACGATCTTTGCCTTGGAACCCCCAAAGGAGTCGAGGTGGATACCAACGGATGTGCAGTTTATAGGTTTGCTTCCGACAATTTTGAAATAGAGATTGACAGCGAAACCTGCCGTAGCCAGGATGATGGTTCCATTACAATCCTTCCTGTAGATGCCTCCATAAATTATACCGCAATTTTAGATGGCCCAGATGGTGTAGAGTCCTTCGATTTTACCGAGTCACAAGTTTTTAGCGGTTTGTCCGCCGGAAACTACTCTATTTGTATTACCGGCACCAATGGGTTGGTAACCTATGAGGAGATATGTTTCAGCGCTGTGATCACTCAACCAGATGTGCTGGATATAGATGCATTGATAGATTCGGGCATCTTAAGTGTTGAATTGAGGGGCGCTTCGCTATACAATGTGGAACTTAACGGTTTGGTCACTCAAACTGATGCATCAAAAATAGAACTGGGACTTAAAGAGGGAGTCAATACGTTGCGCGTGTATTCCAACCTTCCGTGCCAAGGAGTAATGGAACAAACCCTATTTTATTCATCACGGCCCATCATTTCGCCCAATCCAGTGGATGCGGTTACCTCGGTTTATATGGCAGGGTATGAAGGCGATGTTGCTATACGGATATTTACCTCAAATGGTAGATTGGTCAGAACCGAAAACCGAAAGGTTGTGGGAGATGATTTGCAGTTGGACCTATCAGGGCTCACCAAAGGGATGTATTATCTAGGTGTTGAAAAA